In the genome of Actinomycetes bacterium, one region contains:
- a CDS encoding peroxiredoxin — translation MSETVQATRLPLIGDEAPDFNVESTHGHIKLSDYRGKWVVLFSHPADFTPVCTTEFIEFARRNDEFEQRNIQLIGNSVDSIFSHIGWIRSIEENTGLEVKFPVVADIEMEVASAYGMIHTESNGTNAVRAVFVIDDKGIIRALVYYPLNAGRNIDEILRLVDALQTVDREGVSCPANWTPGDDVVVGAPRTTADLRARLEDDNVNLTDWYLAKKQLAK, via the coding sequence ATGTCAGAAACCGTTCAGGCGACTCGGCTCCCGTTGATCGGGGATGAAGCGCCAGACTTCAATGTGGAGTCCACCCACGGACACATCAAGTTGTCGGACTATCGCGGCAAGTGGGTTGTACTGTTCAGCCACCCGGCCGACTTCACCCCGGTATGCACTACCGAGTTCATTGAGTTCGCTCGCCGTAACGATGAGTTCGAACAGCGCAACATTCAGTTGATCGGTAACTCGGTTGATTCAATCTTCAGCCACATCGGTTGGATCCGGTCCATCGAGGAGAACACTGGCCTGGAGGTCAAGTTCCCGGTCGTGGCTGATATCGAGATGGAGGTTGCCAGCGCCTACGGAATGATCCACACGGAGAGCAACGGCACTAACGCGGTTCGCGCTGTGTTCGTCATCGACGACAAGGGCATCATCCGCGCCCTGGTGTACTACCCGCTGAATGCCGGTCGCAATATCGACGAGATCCTGCGGTTGGTGGACGCGCTCCAAACGGTTGACCGCGAAGGGGTTTCTTGCCCGGCGAACTGGACCCCGGGTGACGACGTCGTCGTTGGTGCTCCCCGCACGACCGCTGACCTGCGTGCCCGTCTCGAGGACGACAATGTCAACCTGACTGACTGGTATTTGGCCAAGAAGCAACTGGCCAAGTAA
- a CDS encoding PDZ domain-containing protein codes for IQTDAAINPGNSGGPLVDGAGRVIGVNSAIASLGGGAGGQAGSIGLGFAIPIDTAQRIADELITTGSSSTPIIGAQIDSAGDTEGARIAEVTAGGPADEAGLRSGDVITELDGRVIADYTELVVAIRDKAVGEEVVLTVERGSGTEQVTVTLGAAGE; via the coding sequence TATTCAAACGGATGCTGCCATCAACCCCGGAAACTCCGGTGGCCCGTTGGTCGATGGCGCCGGTCGCGTGATCGGGGTGAACTCGGCGATCGCCAGCCTCGGAGGGGGGGCTGGCGGTCAAGCCGGTTCGATCGGTCTAGGCTTCGCTATTCCCATCGATACTGCGCAGCGGATTGCGGATGAACTCATCACCACGGGTAGTTCCAGCACTCCGATCATCGGGGCGCAGATCGATTCCGCCGGTGACACCGAAGGGGCCCGGATCGCTGAAGTTACGGCTGGTGGGCCAGCTGACGAAGCAGGGCTGCGTAGTGGCGATGTCATCACGGAGCTGGATGGCCGGGTGATCGCGGATTACACCGAACTGGTGGTAGCCATTCGAGATAAGGCAGTGGGCGAGGAAGTCGTGCTCACGGTGGAACGCGGATCGGGCACTGAGCAGGTCACCGTGACGCTGGGCGCTGCTGGCGAGTGA